From one Peredibacter starrii genomic stretch:
- a CDS encoding RNA recognition motif domain-containing protein, whose protein sequence is MNTKIYVGNLSFNITNDALADKFAAFGKVTSAKIIVDRDTNRSKGFGFVEMSTGAEAQDAIASLNGSDFGGRNMNVTEAKPMEPRTNNRRF, encoded by the coding sequence ATGAACACAAAAATTTACGTTGGAAACCTAAGCTTCAACATCACTAACGATGCTCTAGCTGATAAATTCGCAGCTTTCGGCAAAGTAACTTCAGCTAAAATCATCGTTGACCGCGACACAAACCGCAGCAAAGGTTTTGGTTTTGTTGAAATGTCTACAGGTGCAGAAGCTCAAGATGCTATCGCATCTCTAAACGGTTCTGACTTCGGTGGACGTAACATGAACGTTACTGAAGCGAAGCCGATGGAACCACGTACGAACAACCGTCGTTTCTAA
- a CDS encoding isopenicillin N synthase family dioxygenase codes for MDAIRKVPELSLMSFVNGTTNDKVKFTNELFRGLKDYGFIVLVDHPVDYKLTSKAYDLVHEFFQLPEATKRQYICKEGGGQRGYTAFGVEHAKNSQYPDLKEFWHVGRETIKDPARFKKHLPDNLWPTEVAEFKDVMLKLYDGMDTTSTLILDSLGMALDVPQNYFRDMLSDGNSIIRAIHYPPLGPAAPKNAVRAAAHEDINLITCMVGATSAGLELLDRDGKWLPVSCNDRQLVIDSGDMLSRITNEVIPATTHRVVNPDDATSNRYSMPFFTHPNPDTMLTCIPSCRGAGEKYEPINAHDWLMQRIKDIGLNKNK; via the coding sequence ATGGACGCCATTCGTAAAGTACCAGAGCTTAGTTTAATGAGTTTCGTTAACGGAACGACAAACGATAAAGTGAAGTTCACGAACGAGCTATTCAGAGGTCTTAAAGACTACGGTTTCATTGTTCTCGTTGATCACCCGGTTGATTATAAACTTACCAGCAAGGCTTATGACCTGGTTCATGAGTTCTTCCAACTTCCAGAAGCAACAAAAAGACAATATATCTGCAAAGAGGGCGGCGGTCAGCGCGGTTATACTGCGTTCGGTGTTGAGCACGCTAAAAACTCTCAGTACCCGGATCTAAAAGAGTTCTGGCACGTTGGTCGCGAAACGATCAAAGATCCAGCTCGCTTCAAGAAACACCTTCCAGATAACCTTTGGCCAACTGAAGTTGCTGAGTTCAAAGACGTAATGCTTAAGCTTTACGATGGTATGGACACTACTTCGACATTGATTCTTGATTCTCTAGGAATGGCACTTGATGTTCCTCAGAATTATTTCCGCGATATGCTTTCTGATGGTAACTCAATCATCCGCGCGATTCACTATCCACCTCTAGGGCCAGCTGCTCCTAAGAACGCTGTTCGCGCTGCTGCTCACGAGGACATTAACCTCATTACTTGTATGGTTGGTGCTACTTCTGCTGGTCTTGAGCTTCTTGACCGTGACGGAAAATGGTTACCGGTTTCTTGTAACGACAGACAACTTGTAATCGATTCAGGTGATATGCTTTCTCGTATTACAAACGAAGTTATCCCAGCAACTACTCACCGAGTGGTTAACCCTGATGATGCTACGTCGAACCGCTACTCAATGCCGTTCTTCACGCATCCAAATCCAGATACTATGCTTACTTGCATTCCTTCATGTCGTGGTGCTGGTGAGAAGTATGAGCCGATCAATGCTCATGACTGGCTTATGCAAAGAATTAAAGATATCGGTCTTAATAAGAATAAATAA